A window from Moritella yayanosii encodes these proteins:
- the tssJ gene encoding type VI secretion system lipoprotein TssJ, which translates to MKLFYRNRNRNFNLNFNRFNRIILMCLALLTLSSISGCSMMNFFVTPSTTLNFVASENLNPDMETRPSPVVVRVFELASRGPIETADFFSLYSDYEQILGPELLNKEELVFNPGQRLSYTRELNKNTRFIAVLVAYQDIENSRWRDVIAVDPKSYDDFSVYLEKLSVFIRD; encoded by the coding sequence ATGAAACTATTTTATCGAAACCGGAATCGTAATTTCAACCTTAACTTCAATCGTTTTAACCGCATTATACTTATGTGTTTGGCATTGTTAACCCTGAGCAGTATCTCTGGCTGTTCGATGATGAACTTTTTTGTTACGCCATCTACAACATTGAATTTTGTGGCGTCTGAAAATTTAAACCCGGACATGGAAACACGTCCGTCACCTGTAGTCGTGAGAGTGTTTGAGCTGGCAAGTCGTGGGCCAATAGAAACGGCTGATTTTTTTAGTTTGTATTCTGATTATGAACAGATCTTAGGACCTGAGTTACTGAACAAAGAAGAGTTGGTATTTAATCCTGGTCAACGCTTGAGTTACACACGTGAGCTTAACAAAAATACCCGCTTTATTGCGGTATTAGTTGCTTATCAAGATATTGAAAACTCACGCTGGCGTGATGTCATTGCGGTAGACCCTAAATCTTATGACGACTTTAGCGTATACCTAGAAAAACTAAGCGTATTTATTCGTGATTAA
- a CDS encoding serine/threonine-protein kinase — protein MVQDKTLLDSTSSKDEVDTATLTGRILKDRYELETHIGSGGMSDIYKAKDLLLSKAGVDDPYVAIKVLQPQYTKNKEAQQLLFREAHKTMALSHPNIIRVYDVDKEDKLCFIIMEWLDGETLDQVISRSKPKGLTYKGAEKIISQVANALKFAHKNGIVHTDLKPANIMHTRNGDIKVFDFGVARVLQDHADEFASDNVEHNNVLSGYTPAYASAELLQGQQPSESDDLFSLGCIFYELLSSKHPYLRKPADQAITDKITAKKLTKLSSKNWAMLRSALALKNAERPVSIQQWQAKLARKPFPVFSTVLPLLTVLGSVGYFYYMDNVITKQQITQQAHISSVDGLVNSSVEVFMNSLADLNTETLTIKAGVLRQKRDEVIDYHIAKVNRIMQDPNSRYPDFYQMSALIAETMALYPDSVKLTDIEQYVEGQRVSARSILVANIEQRLLRANYKLDSEGMDLFTLEQDIKQVDADYKIIPSEQAISLYAKQLKTALIDYNYRQINTLLAPGELLFKDSVPELQTLLTQPELISAINTLTDYQASEQSGEFPFNAAETFYQDQFDYWIAAIKNAKNQKSLDRIYTQQNKYNQYLPVNFKPLIKLRRDLANRYLKLIVTGKIKSDSRVIKKAESLFTKADKGQEMSV, from the coding sequence GTGGTACAAGATAAAACGCTATTAGATAGCACTAGTTCAAAAGACGAAGTTGATACAGCTACGCTTACAGGACGAATATTAAAAGACCGTTATGAGTTAGAAACACATATCGGCTCTGGTGGTATGAGTGATATATATAAAGCCAAAGACTTACTATTAAGTAAAGCGGGCGTTGATGATCCTTACGTAGCGATAAAAGTCCTGCAACCACAATATACTAAAAACAAAGAAGCACAGCAGTTACTGTTTAGAGAAGCACACAAAACAATGGCGCTCTCCCACCCTAATATCATTCGTGTTTATGATGTCGATAAAGAAGATAAACTGTGTTTTATCATTATGGAGTGGCTGGATGGTGAAACCCTTGATCAAGTTATATCACGGTCAAAACCCAAAGGTCTGACGTATAAAGGTGCTGAAAAAATCATTTCGCAAGTCGCTAATGCACTTAAGTTTGCGCACAAAAATGGCATCGTGCACACAGATTTAAAACCGGCCAATATCATGCATACCCGTAATGGTGATATCAAGGTTTTTGATTTTGGTGTCGCACGCGTACTTCAGGATCATGCCGATGAATTTGCCAGTGATAATGTTGAACATAATAACGTATTAAGCGGTTATACACCTGCTTATGCCAGTGCCGAGTTACTGCAGGGTCAGCAACCATCAGAAAGTGATGATTTGTTTTCACTCGGCTGTATATTTTATGAATTACTGTCGAGTAAACATCCGTATTTACGTAAGCCAGCAGATCAGGCCATTACTGATAAGATCACCGCTAAAAAGTTAACTAAACTCAGTAGTAAGAATTGGGCCATGTTGCGTTCAGCACTGGCACTAAAAAATGCAGAACGTCCAGTCAGCATCCAACAGTGGCAAGCTAAACTAGCCCGCAAGCCGTTTCCGGTGTTTTCAACTGTCTTGCCGTTACTTACCGTACTAGGTTCAGTGGGTTATTTTTATTATATGGACAATGTAATTACTAAACAGCAGATCACGCAGCAAGCGCATATATCGAGTGTGGATGGTTTAGTTAATTCAAGTGTTGAAGTATTTATGAATTCATTAGCGGATTTAAATACTGAAACCTTGACCATTAAAGCCGGTGTTTTGCGCCAAAAACGTGATGAGGTGATCGATTATCATATTGCAAAAGTAAACCGCATTATGCAGGATCCAAACTCACGTTATCCGGACTTCTACCAAATGTCAGCGTTAATCGCAGAAACAATGGCTCTATACCCTGACTCAGTGAAGCTCACCGATATAGAACAGTATGTGGAAGGTCAAAGAGTATCAGCTCGATCAATCCTGGTCGCTAATATTGAGCAGCGGTTATTACGGGCCAATTATAAACTTGACAGCGAGGGCATGGATCTATTTACCCTAGAGCAGGATATAAAACAAGTTGATGCCGATTACAAAATCATCCCGTCCGAGCAAGCTATCAGCTTATATGCTAAACAGCTGAAAACAGCTTTAATAGATTATAATTATCGTCAAATTAACACCCTGCTTGCCCCTGGAGAGTTACTGTTTAAAGATTCGGTACCTGAGCTTCAAACCTTGTTAACACAGCCCGAGTTAATATCTGCCATTAACACGCTCACTGACTATCAAGCATCAGAACAAAGCGGAGAATTTCCATTCAATGCGGCTGAAACCTTTTACCAAGATCAGTTTGATTATTGGATAGCGGCAATCAAAAACGCTAAAAACCAAAAATCACTGGATCGTATTTATACACAACAGAATAAATATAACCAATATCTACCGGTAAACTTTAAACCGTTAATTAAACTGCGTCGAGACTTAGCCAATCGTTACTTAAAACTGATCGTGACAGGTAAAATAAAATCAGACTCAAGAGTGATTAAAAAAGCGGAGAGTTTGTTTACCAAAGCAGATAAAGGGCAAGAAATGTCTGTTTAA
- the tagH gene encoding type VI secretion system-associated FHA domain protein TagH, translated as MGLFLSVISYQQLSPNLQANFTLEGASAVIGRSDASDWVLPDGDKILSSRHAELTLVMDKYYITDVSTNGVFINQSTKPLGKGNRHALTTGEQIILGEYVIEVVIESALSDDNQTSAHLEPNQQVSSFSSFTSSSMAQTDREINMPSVPNHSLSDPYLEGSEMDDSLVLESNFIPDDWNWDQEGQTPDVQKTPNNPQIDAEKIVSTKAVSAKITPKQTVAVDANNSSNRRRNTDKVIESPQVAAKSNKPTVANTDNMMALLKGLGIEKSPVDGDEEWWFDLGASMRTINEELMSSLRERAAFKNKFRVNHTMFQIKENNPFKFSASVDDLFRNLYLRSNGSFMSTNKAITEAFGDLRQHEQSMRAGLEGAVVGILDQLAPENMQEEQGEQGFFAKFNRSNKEQKLWRHFIEMHEDIRNEITVNRESILSDAFVRAYENKQKQG; from the coding sequence ATGGGACTGTTTTTATCTGTAATTAGCTATCAACAATTATCACCAAATTTACAAGCTAACTTTACCCTTGAAGGTGCTTCAGCCGTGATCGGCCGTTCGGATGCCAGTGATTGGGTGCTACCAGATGGCGATAAAATATTATCTAGCCGCCACGCTGAACTCACGTTAGTGATGGATAAATATTATATTACCGATGTATCGACCAATGGTGTGTTCATCAACCAGTCTACAAAACCGCTTGGTAAAGGCAATCGACACGCGTTGACCACAGGTGAGCAGATTATATTGGGTGAGTACGTTATTGAAGTGGTTATCGAATCTGCATTATCTGACGATAACCAAACTTCCGCTCATTTAGAACCTAACCAACAAGTGTCTAGCTTTTCTTCTTTTACTTCGTCGTCGATGGCTCAGACTGATCGTGAGATAAATATGCCATCAGTGCCTAATCACAGTCTCAGTGACCCATATCTAGAGGGCAGTGAGATGGACGATAGTTTAGTGCTAGAGAGTAATTTTATCCCTGATGATTGGAATTGGGATCAAGAAGGTCAGACCCCTGACGTTCAAAAAACGCCAAATAATCCGCAAATAGACGCAGAGAAAATAGTATCGACAAAAGCAGTCTCGGCAAAAATAACACCGAAACAAACAGTTGCTGTTGACGCCAATAATAGTAGCAACCGCCGCCGCAATACAGACAAGGTGATTGAATCACCTCAGGTGGCCGCTAAATCGAACAAACCAACAGTTGCAAATACTGACAACATGATGGCATTGCTGAAAGGTCTAGGTATCGAAAAGTCACCAGTTGATGGCGATGAAGAATGGTGGTTTGACCTAGGTGCATCAATGCGAACCATTAATGAAGAACTGATGTCATCACTGCGCGAGCGCGCTGCATTCAAGAATAAATTTCGTGTAAATCACACCATGTTTCAAATTAAAGAAAATAACCCGTTTAAATTTTCTGCTTCTGTGGATGATTTATTCCGTAATTTATACTTACGTAGTAACGGCAGTTTCATGTCGACGAACAAAGCCATTACCGAAGCCTTTGGGGATTTACGCCAGCATGAACAAAGCATGCGCGCGGGTCTAGAAGGTGCAGTGGTTGGTATCTTAGATCAATTAGCGCCAGAAAATATGCAGGAAGAGCAGGGTGAACAAGGTTTTTTTGCAAAATTCAACCGCAGCAACAAAGAGCAGAAATTGTGGCGTCACTTTATTGAAATGCATGAAGATATTCGTAACGAGATCACTGTTAACCGCGAAAGTATTCTTTCTGATGCGTTTGTTCGGGCGTATGAAAATAAGCAGAAACAGGGATAA
- the tehB gene encoding tellurite resistance methyltransferase TehB, producing MKVDLNSRYGLNPAHSEVVEACKFIEPCDTLDMGCSNGRNALYLGQLGFNVTAIDINPGAIDMLQSIITEEKLDNIKAQVHDINSASLGEGYDKGYGFISCTVTLMFISPANVDAVLADMQKRTQPGGYNLIVCAMSTEEHPCPVPFPFTLKAGQLREAYTGWDLIKYNEDVGTMHNGAKLQFATMLARKPS from the coding sequence ATGAAAGTTGATCTAAATAGCCGTTACGGCTTAAATCCTGCACACAGTGAAGTAGTCGAGGCGTGCAAATTTATTGAGCCGTGCGATACGTTAGATATGGGTTGTTCGAATGGGCGTAATGCGTTGTATCTCGGCCAGCTCGGATTTAACGTTACCGCCATAGATATTAATCCTGGTGCCATTGATATGCTGCAAAGCATTATTACTGAAGAGAAACTGGATAATATTAAGGCTCAAGTGCACGACATTAACAGTGCGAGTCTTGGTGAGGGCTATGATAAGGGCTATGGCTTTATCTCCTGTACCGTAACCTTAATGTTTATCAGCCCAGCTAATGTTGATGCTGTTCTTGCCGATATGCAAAAGCGTACTCAGCCTGGCGGTTATAACCTAATTGTTTGCGCCATGAGCACTGAAGAACACCCGTGTCCGGTTCCGTTTCCTTTTACCTTAAAAGCAGGGCAGTTACGTGAGGCTTATACGGGCTGGGATCTAATTAAGTACAATGAAGATGTAGGTACTATGCACAATGGCGCGAAATTACAGTTTGCGACCATGTTGGCACGTAAACCTAGCTAA
- a CDS encoding DUF4258 domain-containing protein, with protein sequence MSKSEPLKIVEFPLTARSAKLILRDLAENHTNRIKFSKHARDRLSQRDITIQQVLCIFKSNSNRFHEQPHQTAGGDWQMNIEGIASGDSIRIPLVLRKHEDDPSVLVITVISI encoded by the coding sequence ATGAGTAAATCAGAACCTTTGAAAATTGTAGAGTTTCCTTTAACTGCTCGGTCAGCAAAATTAATTCTTCGTGATTTAGCTGAGAATCACACAAATAGAATTAAATTTTCAAAACATGCTAGAGATAGACTTTCTCAGCGAGATATTACTATCCAGCAAGTACTTTGTATTTTTAAAAGTAATTCTAATCGATTTCATGAACAACCACACCAAACTGCTGGCGGTGATTGGCAAATGAACATTGAAGGCATTGCTTCGGGTGATTCAATTAGGATCCCGTTAGTATTAAGAAAGCATGAAGATGACCCTTCTGTATTAGTGATTACTGTTATTAGTATTTAG
- a CDS encoding helix-turn-helix domain-containing protein, whose translation MSKSYHYTECGLPNVHLKNGYTLEIIDGEEYLSIDDMNGLHNAIGSQVVDKNQGLTGDEFKFLRLQFNHSRRVLGELLGIDQQTVGRWEKEETAIPKTVDATMRQLFLELLNEDSNLSYLLEKLADREAKTLMSEIILEEKDHQWLKAV comes from the coding sequence ATGAGTAAGTCATACCACTATACAGAGTGTGGTCTACCAAATGTGCATCTAAAAAATGGCTACACTCTTGAAATTATTGATGGCGAAGAATACCTAAGTATCGACGATATGAACGGTTTACATAATGCCATTGGTTCTCAAGTTGTGGATAAAAACCAGGGCTTAACTGGTGATGAATTTAAGTTCTTACGATTACAGTTTAACCATTCTCGCAGAGTACTTGGCGAGCTATTGGGTATAGACCAACAAACTGTAGGCCGTTGGGAAAAAGAAGAAACAGCAATTCCTAAAACAGTTGATGCCACTATGCGTCAGTTATTTTTAGAATTATTAAATGAAGATAGTAATTTAAGTTATCTACTTGAAAAGTTAGCAGACAGAGAAGCTAAAACACTAATGTCTGAAATCATTCTTGAAGAGAAAGATCATCAGTGGCTTAAAGCTGTGTAA